In the genome of Bradysia coprophila strain Holo2 unplaced genomic scaffold, BU_Bcop_v1 contig_232, whole genome shotgun sequence, one region contains:
- the LOC119075954 gene encoding uncharacterized protein LOC119075954, whose amino-acid sequence MSVILLETIPESASAQNQLFEAAPAKNALTAKAPRKMAESLPLARIGRAYGNDISKLNLMKPLARRSSEYEVREPWHSSSKTDTREYGDYYSWQARLTYLEVNRFSIIASKGVKHFVDEYMKKLLKCEIFERGHNVELFASVRQEILDRGNNSSSLKNDVVQDSRDSFGINRYRKNAKSAKIPASALKTIELIRKYRSGQSIDALLRVNKEVNIASVHDVDNSGTITLKNPSRSVQSQKIISTSNIMTKGKNLNTTTNRSSLTKNQKSPSKQSRNSNLEAVAGPSKLGSSTMLTTSLQKQQQIQKRKSLDKKNVRADKENREHEDSKSSFTSNRNLSRQNQKKSSSTVLKSSKTGSIISHSATVNNKEIPPNYEENTDPSTITGDITTKLNTTGDRRSKSGSRFNIFGRHRNSDKNGQNPTDSTVSHSSTTKNDPEHNENAQPTITNSEQETTDVPVVDDAVQNLLQNIEKEEERGNVPQKSHFSTNRATLYRKYDAEQAEKATDDNISVEEKSMQSVGSFDRDKFVESEKALYPRMGSILSEYKSNE is encoded by the coding sequence ATGTCAGTCATTCTACTGGAAACGATTCCTGAATCAGCATCAGCGCAAAATCAGTTGTTCGAAGCCGCACCAGCGAAAAATGCGTTGACAGCGAAAGCTCCACGGAAAATGGCTGAATCTCTTCCGCTCGCTAGAATTGGACGTGCTTATGGTAACGATATTTCAAAGCTGAACTTAATGAAACCACTCGCTCGACGTTCATCTGAATATGAGGTCAGAGAACCTTGGCATTCGTCATCGAAAACGGATACTCGAGAATACGGTGATTACTACAGTTGGCAGGCGCGTTTAACCTACTTGGAAGTGAATCGATTTAGTATCATCGCCTCCAAGGGAGTGAAACATTTCGTCGACGAATACATGAAAAAGTTGCTGAAATGTGAGATATTTGAGCGAGGACATAATGTTGAGCTGTTTGCATCGGTTCGACAAGAAATTTTGGATAGAGGCAACAACTCTAGCAGCTTGAAAAATGATGTGGTCCAAGACAGCAGAGACAGTTTTGGCATCAACAGATATCGTAAGAACGCGAAAAGTGCAAAAATTCCCGCTTCTGCTTTGAAAACAATCGAATTGATCCGTAAGTACAGAAGCGGTCAGTCGATAGATGCATTACTAAGGGTCAATAAGGAAGTGAATATTGCGAGTGTGCACGACGTTGATAATTCTGGAACTATTACTCTGAAAAATCCTAGTCGATCGGTGCAAAGCCAGAAAATTATCAGCACGAGCAACATAATGACAAagggaaaaaatttgaacacCACAACGAACCGCAGCTCCTTGACAAAAAACCAGAAAAGTCCATCGAAACAAAGCAGAAATTCAAATCTAGAGGCTGTTGCTGGTCCCAGTAAGCTTGGCTCGTCAACTATGCTCACCACTTCCCTACAAAAGCAACAGCAAATTCAGAAACGAAAGAGTTTGGATAAGAAGAACGTCCGTGCTGATAAAGAAAATCGTGAGCATGAAGACAGTAAATCCAGCTTTACATCGAACCGCAATTTGTCGCGGCAAAATCAGAAAAAGTCCAGCTCTACCGTATTGAAAAGCAGTAAAACTGGCTCGATAATAAGTCACAGTGCAACAGTGAATAATAAGGAAATTCCACCGAACTATGAAGAAAACACTGATCCAAGTACCATCACTGGAGACATTACAACTAAATTGAACACGACTGGAGATCGAAGAAGCAAAAGTGGAAGTAGATTTAACATCTTTGGCCGACACCGAAATTCAGATAAGAACGGACAAAATCCCACCGATTCTACAGTAAGTCACAGTTCGACGACGAAAAATGATCCGGAACACAATGAAAATGCGCAACCCACGATAACAAATTCGGAACAAGAAACCACTGATGTGCCAGTAGTTGACGATGCTGTACAAAATCTTCtgcaaaatatcgaaaaagaagaagagcGAGGAAACGTACCACAGAAATCACATTTCTCTACCAATCGGGCTACTCTTTATCGAAAATATGATGCAGAACAGGCCGAGAAAGCGACCGATGACAACATATCGGTGGAGGAGAAGAGTATGCAAAGTGTGGGCTCATTCGATAGAGATAAATTCGTCGAGTCGGAGAAAGCGTTGTATCCGAGAATGGGAAGTATTTTAAGTGAATACAAATCAAATGAGTGA